DNA from Agarilytica rhodophyticola:
ATAACGAAGCGTTTCTACACTTGAAAATGTGTCGCAAAGGCTATTGCCGTTGAGACGCACTTTTGCTCCACCGGCTTTTGCGGCTAATAGCATGGAAAACAGGGATTTATCTATATCTGTTTGTAGTTCCAAAACATAACGCCAGGCGTGATTGGTTTGGCACTGAGGGTCTGTATCCTTGGCTTCGTTGGTATATATAAACACTGTATTGCCAATGTTTTTGTTGATGGCGAGTTTTGTGATCACTCCATCATCCACTTTCCCTGCTTGGGTCTGTAGTGAATATATAAAGAGTAACGCTGTTATTAAATATTTCATATGTTTCTCTTATGGCTCTTTGGCTTGCTCGCAAATCATACACTATATAAAAGAGACCATTTTATAATTAGCCAATAATTTTAAAAGTAAGCATAGGACAAGACTATTCTTTTTTAATTCTATTATCAGGCTATTTACTGTAGATAGGCTTCTTGTAGGGATATGAAGCGATGGCTATTGCTAATACTGCTTTAAGTGAGTCATTGTCATCTACGGGGATAAATGGATAGCGACTGCAATGGCGGACTTCGCCATTATAATATTCTTCCGCTGTGCCCTTAGGTGGGCGATTACTGATGCTGTAATCAGTATATTCTCTTACTAGGCTTCTGCCCTGGTAGTTTGAGTCCGGGTAGGCTTGGGTTATTCGCCCGAATTTGTGGCCCGATCTAAAATAGACGGTAGGCTTATTTTGGCTGTCGCCAGTATAGCCAATAATATTTTCCTGTATATAAAAGTCTGCAGCGTAAGCCATTGTTATTTCCCCATTACTTGAGTTGATAACATAAACCTATATTTACTATTAGTAAAATGGCGTGGTACGTGAGTGTGGTGTTAGTAGGCGCTAGTATTTTTTTAAACAAAAAAATTGGCATATTGCTAATCGCTTTGCTGGAGTTTTCATCATAAAGATATCAACAATATCTAGAATAGGACTGTGGATAAACTTGGGGTATCTGGCTACAGGCCACGGCTAGCATGGCTTGGCGCTTGGTGTCTAAATTTTGTTATATTCTATTTCGTGCCTGCAATACGATTATTTTTATCCACACAAAAAATTTCACAGGCTGAATTTTGAGTCTATACTCTTGGATTAATCTCTGGTATAGGGCATTTTTCTTGATAGAAAATCATCGTTGTGGAAAAGAAGTGGTGTATGCAGTGCTTTTCTCTAAAGCGAATTTCCCTTAAACTTCGCAGCAGTTATTTACTCATCCTGTAGCAATAAATGGAATGACATGACATACCGTGGATTGGCTCTATGAGAATTCTTTTCTCGATGTAAATTCCCTGTTTAAAAGCTAGCACTTAGCGATAGTGCATAAGGGTTTATGTGTGCAAATGAATAGTGAGATGCTAAAGCGGCGCTTGTTTCTTTTGCTGACTTAGAGCCTGCTCAAAGAAATACGGTATGATAACGGCCACATTAAATGGTGATTTTTTAGCATATTAGGAATGCTGTTACATGAAATCAATTTTATCATCTTTGCCTCGTTCACCTGCACAAGTCGCTGAGCGAGTGCGTAGTTTAAAATCTTCTCCTGCTGTTCAGGCGACATTTTGGGTGATTTTGGGTAGTGGCGGTTATCAAGTCATTCGCCTATTTGGTAATTTGATTCTGACGCGTCTGCTGTTTCCCGAGATCTTCGGTATTATGGCCATCGTAACTGCTGTCCTTGTTGGCCTAGGCCAGCTATCTGATGTCGGTCTTAGGGAGGGTGTGGTTAATAGTGATCGCATCAATGACCCTCAATTTATGCGCACGGCTTGGACTTTGCAGATTTGCCGCACCGCTGTAATTGCAATACTGGCGGCGATCATCGCGTTCCCTCTAGCAAATTTTTATGACGAAGCTGTATTAGCCCCGGTGCTTATGGTGATCGCCTGCGGCACTTTTATTACTGGTTTTAAATCTATAGCCGTGCTGGCCTATGACAAGCGTCTTGATCTCAAAGCGCAAATGTTAGTGGACTTGGGTGTGCAGGTAGCAGGGCTTGTGGTAGTAATTGTCTGCGCGTGGTGGTGGAAAAGTATTTGGGCCTTGGTTGTCGGCCATGTATTTGCTTCTGTATTAGACGTAATACTGAGCTATGTGCTTTTCAAGGGACATCATAGTAAGTTTGCCTGGGATAAAAAAGCAGTTAAAACCCTTACCAGTTTTGGCAAGTGGATTCTTATATCATCGACTATTTCCTATATCACGGTGCAAGGCGACCGTCTGATACTAGGAAGTTTTCTAACGATGGGTGAGTTGGGGATTTATTCGGTCGCGGCCACTTGGGCGGCGATTGTGGCGCTGCTGTCTGTTAACTTTTCTACTCGTATTTTGCATCCTTATTTTAAGCAGGTTATCGATGACACTAACAGTGATCACTCTAAAATTAAAAGAGTACGCAATATGCTCAACGCTGCCTATATGGTGGTGTGTGTGGTGGTCGCGTTAATTGGCGATAAAATAATTCAAGGCTTTTATGATGATCGCTATCTCGACGGTGGTTGGATGCTGCAAATTCTCGCTTTAGGGCAGGTGGGCAGGGCGCTTACAGGAACTCTAATGCCTTTTATGCTTGCCTGTGGGGATTCTTTTAGCCAAATGAAGTTTAGCGCAGTAAGTGCCGTGATTTTGATTGCCTCGATTTTATTGGGTGGCTGGATGGCGGGTGCTCCAGGCGTGATTGTTGCTCTGGCTTTCGCCAGTATCGCCTCTCACCCTGTGATGGTTGCCTACGCTAGTAAACATGGCTATCACTGTACCATAGCTGACTTTAGCTTAATTACCTTCGCTGCAATTATTTGTTTTGTGGGATGGTGGCTAACTGATGCGCCTATTTTGGGTGTTCTCGCCGAACTCATTTAAGCTTATTTATTTTTTTGTTTTCTTGCCTTCTGTAATCCTCTTGCTGAGCATAGTGAGCTGAGGATAGGGGGCTAGTATGCCTGCAGATCGAAGCTGCAAGCTGCATGATATTGCTTATTGTGGCGTATGTGTCGACTAATATTACAATAACTTCCCTAGCGCTATGTCTGGAATATAAGGCTATGATTGATCCTTTTAAGT
Protein-coding regions in this window:
- a CDS encoding oligosaccharide flippase family protein; this encodes MKSILSSLPRSPAQVAERVRSLKSSPAVQATFWVILGSGGYQVIRLFGNLILTRLLFPEIFGIMAIVTAVLVGLGQLSDVGLREGVVNSDRINDPQFMRTAWTLQICRTAVIAILAAIIAFPLANFYDEAVLAPVLMVIACGTFITGFKSIAVLAYDKRLDLKAQMLVDLGVQVAGLVVVIVCAWWWKSIWALVVGHVFASVLDVILSYVLFKGHHSKFAWDKKAVKTLTSFGKWILISSTISYITVQGDRLILGSFLTMGELGIYSVAATWAAIVALLSVNFSTRILHPYFKQVIDDTNSDHSKIKRVRNMLNAAYMVVCVVVALIGDKIIQGFYDDRYLDGGWMLQILALGQVGRALTGTLMPFMLACGDSFSQMKFSAVSAVILIASILLGGWMAGAPGVIVALAFASIASHPVMVAYASKHGYHCTIADFSLITFAAIICFVGWWLTDAPILGVLAELI